In one Lolium rigidum isolate FL_2022 chromosome 3, APGP_CSIRO_Lrig_0.1, whole genome shotgun sequence genomic region, the following are encoded:
- the LOC124698504 gene encoding ADP-ribosylation factor-related protein 1-like produces MFSLAHGLWKYIFNKTEFHVLILGVDKAGKTTLLEKVKSTYLKGEGLPPDRIVPTVGLNIGRIEDSNAKLIFWDLGGQVGLRTIWEKYYQEAHAIVYVMDAAAESSFEDAKSALEKVLRHEDLKGAPVLLFANKQDLPGVISDEELSRRMHLKELNDRPYRCQAVSAYDGRGIKSGIDWLVEQMERSKRTELLRERAGVTGQI; encoded by the exons ATGTTCTCCTTGGCCCATGGTCTATGGAAGTACATTTTTAACAAGACCGAGTTCCATGTTCTCATTCTTGGCGTCGACAAGGCCGGGAAGACG ACATTATTGGAAAAGGTGAAATCAACTTACCTGAAAGGGGAAGGACTTCCACCTGATCGTATTGTTCCTACTGTTGGACTTAACATTGGACGCATTGAGGATTCAAATGCAAAACTTATTTTCTGGGATCTGGGAGGTCAG GTTGGTCTACGGACGATCTGGGAAAAATATTACCAAGAGGCCCATGCCATAGTATATGTCATGGATGCTGCAGCTGAATCATCATTTGAAGATGCCAAATCTGCCTTGG AAAAGGTTCTTCGCCATGAGGATCTGAAAGGGGCACCGGTCCTGTTATTTGCCAACAAACag GATTTACCTGGAGTTATCTCTGACGAGGAATTGAGTAGACGTATGCACCTTAAAGAGCTAAATGATAGGCCATATAGATGTCAGGCTGTATCTGCTTATGATGG GAGGGGGATTAAATCTGGTATAGACTGGCTGGTGGAACAGATGGAAAGAAGTAAACGCACTGAGCTTCTAAGGGAGCGCGCAGGTGTAACTGGGCAGATTTAG
- the LOC124698503 gene encoding uncharacterized protein LOC124698503, producing MNFSVGAGGSGGGGEAGGREQAPRWLEIAEKLLNARDLVGCKRFADRAVEADPLLPGVDELLAVADVLLASQAMLITGEPDPFAVLQVPSKTADQATISRSFRRLALLLQSSNPHPGADVALGIVHDAYNFLSDPARRQRLSASTNTPPDAPAQPAAAAAPAAAADFWTACPFCCYVHQYPRDLVGRALKCPNESCRRGFVAAEIPTPPTVVPGTEMYHCAWGFFPLGFPNEADLGGNWKPFYKVFPWNNAPSGGGATSRSYGNRGGGSNDRQPQNGSARGRGGSSRGRVKKTTARKKVGAGLRRRSFGGGVESGIDESMLGQDGWAEDGEGEHPEEVRGININEEAQAADGTSRANVAGGVEDLGTFHLDVDPTEDILGNLGNLHNLPFLRVDNLGRMM from the coding sequence ATGAACTTCTCTGTCGGCGCCGGCggtagtggaggcggcggagaggCCGGCGGGAGGGAGCAGGCGCCGCGATGGCTGGAGATTGCGGAGAAGCTCCTCAACGCGCGCGACCTCGTCGGCTGCAAGCGCTTCGCCGACCGCGCGGTGGAGGCAGATCCGCTCCTCCCCGGCGTCGACgagctcctcgccgtcgctgaCGTCCTCCTCGCCTCGCAGGCGATGCTCATCACCGGCGAACCTGACCCGTTCGCCGTCCTCCAGGTGCCCTCCAAAACCGCCGACCAAGCCACCATATCCCGCTCCTTCCGCCGCCTCGCGCTCCTCCTCCAATCCAGCAATCCCCATCCTGGCGCGGACGTCGCCCTAGGCATCGTCCACGATGCCTACAACTTCCTCTCCGATCCAGCACGCCGGCAACGCCTTTCCGCCTCTACCAACACCCCGCCTGATGCTCCCGCTCAACCTGCAGCTGCCGCCGCTCCCGCGGCTGCGGCGGACTTCTGGACGGCGTGCCCGTTCTGCTGCTACGTCCACCAGTACCCGCGCGACCTGGTGGGCCGCGCGCTCAAGTGCCCAAACGAGTCTTGCCGCCGGGGATTCGTGGCTGCTGAGATCCCTACACCGCCCACCGTCGTGCCGGGCACCGAGATGTACCACTGTGCTTGGGGGTTCTTCCCCCTGGGTTTCCCCAACGAAGCGGACCTGGGTGGCAACTGGAAGCCATTTTACAAGGTCTTCCCTTGGAACAATGCGCCAAGTGGTGGGGGCGCTACTAGTAGGAGCTATGGTAACCGTGGTGGAGGCAGCAATGACAGGCAGCCGCAGAATGGGAGTGCTCGTGGCCGTGGTGGATCATCCAGAGGTAGGGTCAAGAAGACAACTGCCCGCAAGAAGGTTGGGGCAGGGCTCAGGAGGCGTTCTTTCGGTGGTGGTGTGGAGAGCGGCATTGATGAGTCGATGCTTGGACAGGATGGGTGGGCTGAGGACGGTGAAGGTGAACACCCGGAGGAGGTCAGAGGGATTAACATAAATGAGGAGGCACAGGCTGCTGATGGTACTAGCAGGGCAAATGTCGCTGGAGGGGTTGAGGATCTGGGCACCTTCCATTTGGATGTTGATCCAACCGAAGATATATTAGGGAATCTGGGGAATTTACACAACCTGCCGTTCTTGAGGGTGGATAATCTTGGGAGGATGATGTAG